A portion of the Anthonomus grandis grandis chromosome 7, icAntGran1.3, whole genome shotgun sequence genome contains these proteins:
- the LOC126738257 gene encoding uncharacterized protein LOC126738257 — protein sequence MKYFEVMCLLVVVGLSDAFPKSGYYPRSYVLGGSYYSNPRYVRENTGYEYLPPGQMTAMVVGDTVATNSFSGGFIPQEPAVNPQTPDVEESVPQIIELGDGNQEQITEKQQPIYSHQEADLINETEPEEVIDHHQNNGNGEQETLFSLDEVTTETVAVSTTKLPAIASKIPAVVKRTKIGKAKRPTTTVPIVPALPAEKDDEEEDSPVSWPFGGAGRGGIPAYNAFFPIFIGGSPSARSRTRSTEGEDVGYPGSATAIANSFSTGKGGVATSHATSFGDPYAAAMMRNAGLFNFRTKSNKKQQPIHQEEDEE from the exons GATATTATCCTAGATCTTATGTACTAGGAGGAAGCTACTACTCGAACCCAAGATACGTTCGAGAAAATACAGGTTATGAATATCTGCCTCCAGGCCAAATGACCGCCATGGTAGTAGGAGATACCGTAGCTACAAACTCGTTTTCCGGAGGTTTCATACCTCAAGAGCCAGCAGTTAATCCACAAACGCCAGATGTTGAAGAGAGTGTGCCACAGATAATTGAG CTTGGTGATGGTAATCAAGAGcaaataactgaaaaacaacAGCCCATTTACAGCCACCAAGAAGCTGATTTAATTAACGAAACTGAACCTGAGGAAGTAATCGATCACCATCAGAATAATGGAAATGGTGAACAGGAAACTTTGTTTTCTCTTGATGAAGTTACTACCGAAACTGTGGCTGTTTCCACCACCAAGTTGCCAGCCATTGCttctaaaa TTCCCGCTGTTGTTAAACGTACAAAAATTGGTAAAGCTAAGAGGCCTACTACAACTGTTCCTATAGTTCCTGCTCTACCCGCTGAAAAagatgatgaagaagaagatTCTCCTGTATCATGGCCTTTTGGAGGAGCTGGAAGAG gTGGCATCCCTGCCTACAACGCTTTCTTCCCGATCTTCATCGGTGGAAGCCCTTCGGCCAGATCAAGAACGCGTTCTACTGAAGGAGAAGATGTTGGCTATCCCGGATCTGCCACTGCCATAGCCAACTCTTTTTCAACAGGCAAAGGAGGCGTTGCCACATCTCACGCTACCTCTTTTGGTGATCCTTACGCTGCCGCCATGATGAGGAACGCTGGACTCTTTAATTTTAGGACGAAGTCGAATAAGAAACAACAGCCGATACACCAGGAGGAGGATGAAGAATAG
- the LOC126738258 gene encoding uncharacterized protein LOC126738258, translating into MKIYTTLIWIALISCCLSVIALPTSWIYTAPRALFGLAGSASASASAATPKSVIADLRRKDVKAAELQEFNDGMGTSYNEPDEDKESENNEVYPSLFQKKINKILGKLRLIAQIKQAYRYQPEDHNSDTNITLSSQEDNVDAPKSNSTVTIQKDKENIKTNIAPKKADYRSQNIQHVPASAPLNDDQVMQSSNVLELQESPNDEPLKVDLDADKLNDNVEVLITPQTPFLRKEKLRNEPSRLGTLGVFFVELVGSLVGLTYGAVAQITSGGQSPVTISTSEGL; encoded by the exons ctCTCAGTTATAGCCTTGCCGACTTCATGGATCTATACTGCACCACGCGCTCTCTTCGGTCTTGCTGGATCAGCTTCAGCATCAGCGTCAGCTGCTACACCAAAATCAGTGATAGCAGATTTAAGAAGAAAAGATGTAAAAGCGGCTGAATTGCAAGAATTTAATGACGGAATGGGCACCTCATATAATGAACCAGATGAAGATAAAGAGTCCGAAAATAATGAAGTGTATCCCAGTTTATTTCAGaaaaag ataaacaAGATTCTTGGTAAGCTCCGATTAATTGCCCAGATAAAGCAAGCCTACCGCTACCAACCGGAGGACCATAATTCGGATACAAACATTACGTTATCTTCACAGGAAGATAACGTAGATGCGCCTAAATCAAATTCCACCGTCACAATCcaaaaagataaagaaaatattaaaactaatattgCTCCTAAAAAAGCGGACTATCGGAGTCAAAATATTCAACACGTTCCTGCATCAGCTCCTCTAAATGATGACCAAGTTATGCAGTCAAGTAACGTGCTAGAACTTCAAGAATCACCTAATGATGAGCCTCTCAAAGTTGACTTAGATGCTGATAAGTTAAATGATAACGTTGAAGTTCTGATAACTCCACAAACTCCATTTCTGAGAAAGGAAAAATTGAGGAATGAACCCAGTCGGCTTGGCACTTTGGGTGTATTTTTTGTGGAATTAGTGGGTTCGTTGGTGGGGTTAACTTATGGTGCGGTTGCACAGATTACTAGTGGTGGCCAGAGCCCTGTTACTATTAGTACGTCGGAAGGGCTCTAA